The Candidatus Rokuibacteriota bacterium genomic interval CTTCGTCGTCTGGCAGTACGGCAAGATCTACGAGCAGATCGCCAAGCAGTTCGAGCAGGACTGGTCGGTCAAGGTCAACCAGATCATCGAGCCCAACGTCGAGCCACAGGTGGCGAAGCTCACCGCCATGTACGCGGCCGGCGACACCGTCGATGTCTCGCAATCGCCCATGCAGTACCTCGCGAGCTACATCGACCAGGGCATCGCCACGCCCATCGACGGGCTACCCGGGGTGGATCAGTACGTCAAGGACTTCACGCCGTTCACGAAGGCCATCGCCCAGCGCGACGGAAAGACGTGGGGGCTCCCGTATTTCTCCACGGTGTGGGTCTTCATCTACAACGACGAGCTGCTCGGCAAGGCCGGGTTCAAGGGCAAGCCGTTCAAGAGCTACCCCGAGCTGCTCGAGCAATGCCGCAAGGCCAAGAAGGACGGGGTCTGCAAGTATCCGATCCTTTGGGTGGCGGGGGCGGGCTTCGAGCAGCTCCCGGCGACCTGGTTCAGCATGACGCACAATCGGGGCGGTGTGATCTTCGACAAGCAGCTGGCCCCCCAGCTCGGGGCCGGGTCCGTCGCGCGCGAAACGCTCAAGTGGTGGCAGAACACGTTCAAGGAGGAGCTGGCGGATCCGAACTCGCTCAACCTCCGCTTCATCCCGGCCGTGAAAGCGTTCAACGCCGGCCAGCACATCTACCTCGGAACGCTCCACCACTACTACGTGAGCCTCGTGAACGACCCTGCCAACTCGCCGATCGCCGGCAAGGGCCGCGTCGTCGGGCACCCGGGTGACGGCAAGACCATCGGGTACACGATGCTCTACATCCTCACCAGCGCGACGAAGAACAAGGAATGGGCCTGGAAGCTCCTCCAGTACCTGGGCGGCCGCACGAAGGACGGGCAGTACACGCAGGCCAATCGCCTGGCGACCGATGCCATGCTTGGCAGCGGCTACCAGTCGGTCATGGAGAGCAATCTCCTGAAGCAGGGCTGGGCGAAGTGGGGCGACGTGGCGACGATCCTCGACATCTGGAAGCGAGCGTCCAACTTCTCCGACGTGGTGCCCGCCGTCTCCCAGAAGTGGTACCCGCGCTGGAGCGACGCCATGAACGTGGAGCTGACCGCGTGCCTGCAGGGCAAGATCACCGCCGATCAGGCGTGCGACAACATGGTCGCCGCCATCGCCAAGGCCAAGAGCGCCTGACTCCCGGGCGGACCGAGCGGACGCGGATCGCGCGGTGACCCCGGAGACCGCGCTCGGACGCGGCGAGCTGCCGGCGGGGCGGCTCGCGGTGCTGATGAACGCGCCGTCGGTCCTGTGCCTGGCGCTGGTGCTGGCCTACCCGATCATCTACGCGGGCTACCTCTCCCTCCACGAGGTGAGCCTGCGACAGCTCCGCACGGGGGAGTTCCCGTTCGCCGGCCTGGCGAACTTCGCGCGTCTCTTCCGGGACGACCTGTTCTGGCTCTCGCTCCGCCACACGCTCGTCTTCGTCGCCGCCTCCGTGGCCCTCGAGGTAGTGATCGCGCTCGTCATCGCGCTCATCGTGAACGAGGAGCGGGTGTGGATCTCGCGCGTGACCCGTGTCCTGATCCTGGTCCCGTGGGCGGTGCCGCCGATCGTGAATGGGCTCCTCTGGTCGTTCATCCTCAACGCCCAGTACGGCTATCTGAACCGCACGCTGTCGGCGCTCGGCCTCATCGACGGCTATGTGAACTGGCTGGGCAACCCTCGCTTCGCGATGGCGGCGGTGATCGCCGCCTATGTGTGGCGCACCACGCCGTTCAACATCCTCCTCTACCACGCGGCGCTCCAGGGCATCCCGCGCGAGCTGTACGAGGCGGCGGAGATGGACGGCGCGTCGGGATGGTCGGCGTTCTGGAGCCTCACCCTGCCCCTGCTGCGTCCGATCCTCGCGGTGACGCTGATCCTCCGCACCACTTTCGGCTTCATGGTATTTGACGAGATCCTCGCCATCACCCAGGGCGGTCCTGGCAACGACACGTGGGTGGCGGCCTGGTACACCTACAAGATGTCGTTCCAGCCGCCGTTCAACATCGGCCTCGGCGCCGCCTCCGCGTGGATGCTCACGCTGATCATCGGCGCCTTCGCGCTCCTCTACGTGCGCTTCGTCTACCGGCGGGTGGAGTGGTGAGCCGACGTCTGTCGTGGCCGCGGCGGGTGGCGCTCTGGATCGCGAACATCATGGCGATCACGTTCCTGGTCGCGCCGCTGGCACCCCTCATCCTGTCGAGCGTTCAGTCGGAAAAGACGCTCCAGGGAGACACGCGGGCGCTCCTGCCACGCGAGTACACCGCGGCCAACTTCCAGCTCATCCTGTCGGCCGGCGCGCAGCGCGGGCCGATCTTCGAGCAGGTGTCCTACCTGCCGAAATCCATCGAGCGCTTCCCGGCGGCGTTCCTCAACAGCCTCATCGTCGGCGTCGCGGTCACGCTGATCGCGCTTGCCCTCGCAAGCCTGTCGGCCTACACCATCGCCCGCCTGAGGCTGCGCTGGACGCAGACGCTGCTCCAGATGAGCGCCATGAGCCGGATGGTGCCGCTGATTGTCCTCATGGTTCCGCTGTACGTCCTCTTCCGGACTTATGGGCTCCTGAACTCGCTCACCGGCGTGATCCTCGCGGAGGTCGGCTTCCTGATCCCGTACGCCATCATGATCCTGGTGCCGTACTTCGCGTCCTTCCCCGGGGAGCTGGAGGACGCCGCCCGGATCGACGGCTGCACGCGCTTCACGGCGTTCGTCCGGATGATCCTGCCGCTCTCGACACCCGGCCTGGCGGCCTGTGCGGTCATCCTGTTCATCATCTCCTGGCACGAGCTGCTGATCCCGCTCATCGTCGTCAGCCGGCCCGAGGCGATGACGGTGCCGGTGATCCTGGCCGGACTCGTCTCGGACTACTTCGTATTCTTCACCCTGATGATGGCGATCTGCCTGCTCGGCCTCCTTCCCACGCTCGCGCTGGTCCTTCTCCTGCAGAAGTACGTCGTGCGCGGGCTAGTTTCGGGCGCGGTCAAGGGATGAGCATGCGCTTCGGTCTGATCGGCTACGGACTGTGGGGCCGTCACCACGCGACCGCCATCCGGAAAGCGCCCGGCGCGGTCCTGGCCGCCATCGCCTGCCGGAGCGAAGCGACGGCGGCCGTCGCGCGGCGCGACTTCCCCGACGTGCCGGTGCACGTCGACTACCGGGAGCTCCTGGCGCGCGCCGACGTGGACGTGGCCGACGTCGTGGTCCCCAACCACCTGCACGAGGAGATCGGCGTCGCCGCCCTCAACCATGGCAAGGACGTCTTGCTCGAGAAGCCGATGGCCGCCACCCCGGAGCAGTGCGACCGGCTCCTCGCGGCGGCCCGCCGGACCGGGCGGGTCCTCACGATCGGCCACGAGCTGAGACTCTCGACCCAGTGGGGCCGCGTGAAGGCGATCATCGACGCGGGCGACATCGGCGAGCCCATGTACGCGCTCCAGACCC includes:
- a CDS encoding extracellular solute-binding protein, producing MARSPFSPAHLDRRQFLRTSAAAAGLSMMPNPLGAQAASWAARPAGTPPDVTFVVWQYGKIYEQIAKQFEQDWSVKVNQIIEPNVEPQVAKLTAMYAAGDTVDVSQSPMQYLASYIDQGIATPIDGLPGVDQYVKDFTPFTKAIAQRDGKTWGLPYFSTVWVFIYNDELLGKAGFKGKPFKSYPELLEQCRKAKKDGVCKYPILWVAGAGFEQLPATWFSMTHNRGGVIFDKQLAPQLGAGSVARETLKWWQNTFKEELADPNSLNLRFIPAVKAFNAGQHIYLGTLHHYYVSLVNDPANSPIAGKGRVVGHPGDGKTIGYTMLYILTSATKNKEWAWKLLQYLGGRTKDGQYTQANRLATDAMLGSGYQSVMESNLLKQGWAKWGDVATILDIWKRASNFSDVVPAVSQKWYPRWSDAMNVELTACLQGKITADQACDNMVAAIAKAKSA
- a CDS encoding carbohydrate ABC transporter permease, whose amino-acid sequence is MSRRLSWPRRVALWIANIMAITFLVAPLAPLILSSVQSEKTLQGDTRALLPREYTAANFQLILSAGAQRGPIFEQVSYLPKSIERFPAAFLNSLIVGVAVTLIALALASLSAYTIARLRLRWTQTLLQMSAMSRMVPLIVLMVPLYVLFRTYGLLNSLTGVILAEVGFLIPYAIMILVPYFASFPGELEDAARIDGCTRFTAFVRMILPLSTPGLAACAVILFIISWHELLIPLIVVSRPEAMTVPVILAGLVSDYFVFFTLMMAICLLGLLPTLALVLLLQKYVVRGLVSGAVKG
- a CDS encoding sugar ABC transporter permease codes for the protein MTPETALGRGELPAGRLAVLMNAPSVLCLALVLAYPIIYAGYLSLHEVSLRQLRTGEFPFAGLANFARLFRDDLFWLSLRHTLVFVAASVALEVVIALVIALIVNEERVWISRVTRVLILVPWAVPPIVNGLLWSFILNAQYGYLNRTLSALGLIDGYVNWLGNPRFAMAAVIAAYVWRTTPFNILLYHAALQGIPRELYEAAEMDGASGWSAFWSLTLPLLRPILAVTLILRTTFGFMVFDEILAITQGGPGNDTWVAAWYTYKMSFQPPFNIGLGAASAWMLTLIIGAFALLYVRFVYRRVEW